The genomic region GAGTTATTACGCCCATGCATCAAAACAAGCATCTAAAATTAGAACTTCAtgtattttatctattgaatcttTGCAAAGATATTTGGAagataaaaaggtaaaatagatttgtcatcgtgagacatcGAAGCAAGTAATCTAATAGATGTGGATAGGATAAATTCAcctaattgataaagaaaaataaaaaataatacatcttagacAGACAAATAAGGCATGTTAGGTCTTAACATTCTCATCTTATTGAATTCTCCTTTTATATCGTCTGTCTCTTGTTAATATCTAATATTTtagttcttgtttttttaaactCATCTTTGTTTTACCTTATCTCAtcttttctcttataaattaaaaattatccaacACAAGCACAAAATAAAATCTCTGTGGAAATCGACACTCGAACTTTTGAGTCTTTACTACTTGAATATTTGGTACATTTGTCAAACTGTTaacagaaaataatatataaatgttgtcctttttttattttcatcaactTGCTGTTGCTATGCTCTtatcttttatccaaatcaccaaaaataaagtttcaaaaGGACACCTAAATTTTACACATTGTGCCTTTTTCTATTCTATTAATTTGCCTAAGACAATCGCAAAGGCAAGCTTACGCATCAAGATTTGGATTGTGTATATACTGCCCACCTCTCCATACATCTTCAGGACTTAGTATTATTGGTTTGAGGATGGCAGCTTGGCCAACACATATGTAAGAATACTTGCTGTAAATTTCAACCCTTGAGCCAGGACTGAAGAGGTACATTTCATCAAATCCAGTTCTTCCAACTGACACTGAATTTCTTCTACCctgataaaatcaaatattttggaagagatcatgcaaataattaaaaagaaactaCAATGATGTTTACCTATGTAACATTGATGCAAAAGGTGTTAGCTGTGTGTGCTTACATTTAATGAGATACGTTACTAAATTTAAGCaagaaaattaatgaagatATGCAGCTGTGATTGATTTTGAAATCCTGAAAGTGAAATCTGTAAAGGAATCCCTACTCAATAAAATCAGAGTCCAAGAAAAAGCAacttcaaaattgaacatgttCAATTTGACTGATAAGGTAATGAATATCAAGAAGACACATATGTATGGACTAGTACACTAAGGTAGATAGATGGAGAAGGAAGCAATAGCTACTGGATTATACAATCCTCAATAGTCCCTATTAGTGCAAATGTTCAGCATCATGTTAGAATATATTCTGACTTGACTAAGTATCTCTACAGAAAAAGATCCTTGGATAAACTATGTAAGGTATATGCACAATCTAAACAATTACCAGGGTGTTATCTAATGGCTTGAATTAAAATATCTGTAAGTGCATGCCTTATCATTATTACTTATTCCACCTGTTGAGAATAACAATTACATACCCTGTCAATCACTGTAAAATTTCGAGGCACATCTGTGTACACGTGACTTAGTTTCTCACTTAACTGCTTGTAGTTGTCTATTTCTTCATCCATTTCTTCACTCTGGCTACCTTCTGATCCATTATTCTGATCTTTTGTACCCCATTGAGGAAAAAGTTGCTCAACTATTTTTCCAAAGCCTTCTTCCTGGCCATCTGGAGGACTCAACATAAATTCAGATTCAAACAAGGGCTTGCTACAGTAATTTGATCTTTCTAATCCTAGTGCATAAGTTGCTTCTGGTGAGCTTACTGTGAGATGACTTAGGATGGACCCTGTCATCTGAACGGGTAAAGACTTTTTGTTCGAGATTTCAACCTCCGAGTTTAAGGCATCTTTTTCCAAAGTCACAATGTATTTTAATCCAATCTTGTCATCTGATGTTCTGTTTGTTAATTCTACCTGCATGAGATATCCTCAAGATGTCTAAGTaaataattagtattaaaaaaattgcaagaacAGCACGTCACTAGTACACAGAACAAATAAGTACCTATAGGAACATATATGTTTGTGAGGATGGATTATAAAAACTGAACTTATAGGATCAAATGAACTGAAGTATCTATTAGCATGTATGGCAGATTGATTATCTAGCATTAACAAACTCCTGTTTAGTTCATTCAGGCATTTCTGAATATTAATGGGTTATCTCCCAGTGATATTCTAAAGGGAAGTTCCCATGATGTCCaaaaagaatttataatttatttccttACATGTCAACTGAGATGGAACAAACAATGAAGAGaaataaagtatttaataaaacgaataaaaatattttacatagtcatttaattaaagattctcaatatataataaatttattaatttttataataataacttaaaaagtcATACATAAAATTACTTCTAATTATCTTTACATTGAcggtgtataaaaattaaactcaatatAATTTGAAGTTTCTTTGTTACACACTACTGAATTGCACATGAAAAAACAGACCTGAATAGATTCATTAGCATTGCCTTGAATCTTATGCAGAACCCAATTAGTTGGAGACCAAGAAAATTCACCATCATCAGTTTGAAAATTGAAGTTTAGAGACACCCCTCCTTGAATGATGGCATCACCATACTCTCCCTCTGACACATTGGTATGAAGCAACTCCAACTTGCCACCATGCCACATAGGGGCCTTGTATGAGGTGATCAATCCACTTGGCAGCATCATGGTCACAATGCTTCCATTTTTCAGCTCCATCTTGGCAATACAACTGTCTTCAACTCCTTCAAAGGTGACTCCATGTCCACTGAATTCCTCTTGCAGGTAGTCAAAGTTGATGGGTTGGTAAGGGACTGAAGCCACTGCAGGGAGTGGAAAGTCTCTTTTGTGGGGAATGCAACTGGCACAAGTGCGTGGAGAAGAAGGTATGTTTCTAGTGGAAGTAACAAAGGGTGTGGGAATGAAACGAGTGGAGAAAAAAAGTGAACTTAAAGCCATGGTCATAATTCATACCAAATGGGGTCTTGCTATAGACattgaagaggaagaagagaacATTTTCGTGTTCATGTTGGCTTGGCTAAAATTTGGTTTATAAGTGGATAAGGTGGTGTATGTTATCGCCTTTGTTATTGCATATTAGATATTTCAAGATATTTTTTGTGACAAAAATTTGTCCCTTTCTAGACACTTTGgctttgttattgttattactaTTCGTTAGCAATATATACATTGACAGGTTAAATTGAAGGGTAGGGTAGATTTGGCATCTTTTGTGCACAACCGAATATGCACCGTTGATatattacttcaattaaattgaaggattaaatatgttttataaattCTTTAAATTCGAGGCATTTTCGTTTTAGTCTCTTgattaaaaattttgttattcttaaTATCTcagaatttataaaatattatttttattcctttaaaatgaatttaaaagactaaaaaaaatataacttcaaCTCCTTTTACTCTTTAAAGTGAAattgagagactaaaaacaatattttacttAGGAGTATtcatatatatgaataatttataaaCTCAAACTAATCCAATTAACtaagtttgaattttttgagaaTTGAGATGAAATTCAACCCAACTTGTTTACACCTGTTCAATGTATGGATAAGGTAACACATTGTGAATATGTGGTTTGACCAAACTAGTATCATAtgattaaattgattatatatataaattagattattaaatataaaataatgtaacttttaataatatagtctattaaattaaattactcatttttttagttgttatttttatttatgtcatgattttattttttttatgttaatacaatattttatttttatgtaaaataaagatatttagaAATATAGTTACAATTTAGTCTCTTTGGAGAACATTTagtcattatatatttataaagctttaggtaaaaataaattatttttttattgattgactCAATTCAACCGAACCTATTTATGTTCGAGTTggtttatattaaatttgtcaataaaattATACCAACTTGATCCAATTCAACTTGTAGAATTGTGGCTAAACACTGTTTGTTACCTAACCAAAGTCCTGTACAACCCTAATCTCATGAATTTGAGGACAacaatgttttaattaaaaaaatattttaaatttgagagactaaaaaaaaaacttatcttttAAATGTGTTGAGCATTAAaggtattattaaaaaattataaaaaagtgacgtgttttaaaaaataatgcgaaaattaaaaatcttaaagtaagttacaataatatttttgttttttttttcaaattgcacATAATATGTTTGTTCATTAACGTTTACAATTACAACAACCTTTTTTTAAGgggtatataatataatatttttaaacaataagggagttaataatatatatataagtctaatgtttttaaaaaaattaagaaattcatgtaggaaaaggaaaatgaagGATATTGtgtataatatgaaaaaaaatatcagtaaGTATCGATATAATTTACTCAAaaccttatttttcttctctatgtTCAATGTTATATCCAAAGCCATTAAGTCCTTGCCACAAGAGTTTCATTTATTGACCtcacccacaaaaaaaaaaaaaaaccttgcatCTTAGGTTgggtttataaattatttataaaataaaaattatgagtgCGGCGTTCGGGTTAGATACTGTACCTACGCATAATtaactataattataaaataatatatctgTTGGATATTTAAATTAGAAGTTaaattttgcttttatttttttgcttctgatttgtttttgttttttttttttatattaaataagttgtttctcacgtaaaattaaataagttttagaTACATCAGGCCAATTTTCCTTGGAGCTGTGGCGATTTCTTTGACTCAAAAATTTGCGAGCATTCACAATCTGAAGGCATTATCATGATTTGTCCATTCTATCCCGCTGATGTCCGTAAAAGAGGCAGTAAGTGGCAATGCAATGAAAGAATAATTTGGTAAATAAACATTACAACGGCTATTTTCGTCAACGAAGAAGAATAATTGTTGCCGCCATTCAAACAACACAATCCCAATTATCTTAATCTCTGTTATATAATGATTCCCACTCAATTTAATTCCCCTCACAAttcaaatctctctctctctgcgcCATTCGAAACATTCATCGCAGGCTTTCTCTAATCTCTCTCAATTTTGCTACTAATCAATtcgatttgatttttgttttctctaaTAATCGGTGTTTGCAGGGTTTTGTTCT from Glycine soja cultivar W05 chromosome 16, ASM419377v2, whole genome shotgun sequence harbors:
- the LOC114390785 gene encoding protein NDH-DEPENDENT CYCLIC ELECTRON FLOW 5-like; the encoded protein is MTMALSSLFFSTRFIPTPFVTSTRNIPSSPRTCASCIPHKRDFPLPAVASVPYQPINFDYLQEEFSGHGVTFEGVEDSCIAKMELKNGSIVTMMLPSGLITSYKAPMWHGGKLELLHTNVSEGEYGDAIIQGGVSLNFNFQTDDGEFSWSPTNWVLHKIQGNANESIQVELTNRTSDDKIGLKYIVTLEKDALNSEVEISNKKSLPVQMTGSILSHLTVSSPEATYALGLERSNYCSKPLFESEFMLSPPDGQEEGFGKIVEQLFPQWGTKDQNNGSEGSQSEEMDEEIDNYKQLSEKLSHVYTDVPRNFTVIDRGRRNSVSVGRTGFDEMYLFSPGSRVEIYSKYSYICVGQAAILKPIILSPEDVWRGGQYIHNPNLDA